Below is a window of Plasmodium chabaudi chabaudi strain AS genome assembly, chromosome: 10 DNA.
atattttttatgatttaaagtattgcatatttatttcaattatataaatggaTTTAGAATAAAGTTCATAttagatatataaaatgaaacataattttaatttcaatGTATATAGTGGTGTGTAATATAAagacatataaaataattaaatatatgagataatatatttacatttttataaacacgTGGATAgcatttgtatatatacaacatAGGTAATACAAAcaaatatgcacatatgtccattttatgattattcaaaataaaatttgcactttaaaaattttcaaattattttcctattttattatatatacttttttttttctcaatTTGTagtattatgtatatatatatgtttatacatGTGAATAAAAACTGTATTCaacatcatatttataaaattaatttttttattgtacaCACatgctattattttttttatattttccgttatttcttttttttgtgaaatatttaaatacagaattaacaatttattattttccctTTCAGAAAAGCAAAGTGATTAGGGAGTGAAGAcaacaatattattttaattagtaaataaataaaccaAGCTGAcgacaaatattttttgttatttaaaatattaaaatctttgaatatacatattttctacatttattatgtaaaaaatattgatatatgtaaattagAAAGTTTATGTATTTACTACTTTAAACttgtttttatacatatataatttatatacttcCAAGCGTATAttcaatttattaatttatcatatatattagtcAAAATGTGGTTTACAACGAGACAAGACGGTCTTGATGATAATTGTCACACAAACAGAGGCCCCTGTTTTCAAATTAGCGGCTTTTTTGGATCAACATTAAGGATaggtttttttttagagtTTGTAGCATTaacctttttatttatgtccTACTGGTCAAATGGAGGAAAGGGATTATTTAGttatgatttaaaaaatataagtgaTGATTTTAGAATGGATCAATCATTCAGAAATTCTATGGCATTTTGGACtggtatttatttaattggaGCAATATTTGTAATGTCTTTTCAAGTCCTTCTTGCTGATGACACATGGTAGGTGTTCTACTtaagttttattattcactATGTACTTATGCTTATACATGTATTATCACTACTGTGTGTGCAtacttaataaaaattctaacaaaaatatatgcctattaaaaataatcgtTAGCATATTTCACAACCTGATGAGCGATTTGTCttgcatttaaaaaagataaaatattcgcgatactattttttccataattttttaatgcatATTCACACCTTTGTTAACTCATATTTTgtgatttatttaatttttttagttgGGCAAGAGGATATCGTGCTGGATCCAAAATTTTGAGATTGGCTTCCTTTTTAGACACAATAAGTGCAACAttacaatttattttttatttatatatttcaaaattttatacaaaaaaatggtatTTACACTTTAACGAAGGAGGAAGTGAATGggtcttttttatttttgtcagATTAGTTCATGCATTTTcttgtttattatatggTCTTGCTTGTTATTTATTAGAAGTTTATCACGATGAAGGTGCAGGAGAtttacatgcatatataaatggcATCATGTTTGCCTTTGCTGGATTAACAGGTactgaaaaattaatagcTTCATTCATTATCTAAAATTTGCAGCCTTGTTTACAAAATGAGctgcaaaatatatatgtttttcttGATGGCCCTATATGCTGTAAATTTTATTCTAAATGGGTTATTTATCCAATTTCTTAATCATTAAATGGTTTgataattcatttattgCTTCTTAACCtttttagaaatatttgttatattcTGTAACTCGGGAAGCTATTCAAATTTCTTGCTATGGTTAGCCTTAGGAGCTGTCTCTTTGTGGTCTTACTACTTTGAGCCCGAAGTCAATCATGTATCCCCAGCTTTACATGAAACAGAATTAACAAATGATGTTGAACAACAAGTCGAGAAATTTTCAAGATATACTCCATATCCACAAGATACCCAAAATGCATACTATCCAgcttaattttgtttttatataattgtgtttaaaaaaaaataaatgattcatatgtttatttggtgatttatttataataatagcaaTTTGAtactaatattaaataaatgtttaaataattgtgtatatataacgAGAACAAATATAAGGATATTTGAATAATAGTTCTATAGAACATTGTAAtgatttaatttattttttcattgataattttctcatttgaaaaatctgcacatatgtattatatatatattatgactTTCTATGATtagaatgaaaataaaaaagacatGCTACATTtccttttatataataatattatatatatatatacaaaattaattgtGGACTGTTCAAAGAAACTGTTTTATATCAGTACATGTTTGCATTTCCAGcaaattttattgtttctcttttttttgttcttgttttttttctatcatttttattattttttgtttttgtttttttttttctcttttttttgttatactaaaagatttattttttttataaagcaaaaaaaaagaaaaaacattattatacatttaaaaattacaatatTACAGAAACGAGaacatttaatatttgCTCTTTAaacatgttttttattgtatgttttatttgaaataatttGGTGTGTGCAATGGTAGCTAATTTTGTTTGTTCATACCATTATGGTTTGCacttgaaaataaaatggaaatatcTCATTGTCTAATTCAAAGAAAAACCATAATGTCAATTAGACAATTTTGTGAAATATGGGGTAGGAGTATGTTATGGTGAGTGCCGTTGTTCGTCTAGGTTAGCtgattttttatcactGAAAAGgtttactattatttatgttatcAATTGGTTTtgcttaaaaaattaacgaaagaaatgaataaatgCAAAGATGGCTTGTCgatatttattatgcatGCATACGAAATGGCTAGACCAACCATAGATTGTATGCACA
It encodes the following:
- a CDS encoding glideosome associated protein with multiple membrane spans 3, putative, whose protein sequence is MWFTTRQDGLDDNCHTNRGPCFQISGFFGSTLRIGFFLEFVALTFLFMSYWSNGGKGLFSYDLKNISDDFRMDQSFRNSMAFWTGIYLIGAIFVMSFQVLLADDTCWARGYRAGSKILRLASFLDTISATLQFIFYLYISKFYTKKWYLHFNEGGSEWVFFIFVRLVHAFSCLLYGLACYLLEVYHDEGAGDLHAYINGIMFAFAGLTEIFVIFCNSGSYSNFLLWLALGAVSLWSYYFEPEVNHVSPALHETELTNDVEQQVEKFSRYTPYPQDTQNAYYPA